From a region of the Danaus plexippus chromosome 8, MEX_DaPlex, whole genome shotgun sequence genome:
- the LOC116775483 gene encoding DNA topoisomerase 3-alpha yields the protein MIIISLKHIIKKRTFFVAKRFKSNEMKYLNVAEKNDAAKNIAGFLSNFKHRRREGLSKFNKIYEFDAEVMGQRSKMVMTSVSGHLLNYEFVNKNESKKWDAYDPKKLFYEPVRKGCPDNYKNIKETLQREIKGCDGLIIWTDCDREGENIGFEIIEVCKNIQRNINIYRAKFSEITAQSVRRALSNLGVPDEHTSKAVDIRQELDLRIGAVFTRFQTVKIQSSFQNNVSNKIVSFGSCQFPTLGFVVERWRAIENFIPEKFWKLQVSHTLGNESTDFLWDRVKIFDKDICNIFYNMCLENKTATVVNVETKPKTKWRPLPLDTVELEKQASRLLKINAKTTMKIAEKLYTAGIISYPRTETNQFSNDINLVKLIELHKDDPSWGTFTQNVLSQGPNPRRGNKSDQAHPPIHPTKYVTNLVNMERRVYEFIVRTFLACCSKDAVGKETTVRLTVADEGFHASGLIVTERNYLDVYPYDKWTSKHIHDYQVGDTFTATKVEMVESETSPPELLTEANLITLMEKHGIGTDATHADHIETIKIRNYVVIEGNKFKPTELGRGLVEGYDMLSLPMSKPHLRANFEADLKLICDRKKSADAVLRDQIEEYKKLYDKMLLEQNKLIGLWKRRLQNYTWSEPRPGAGSESSSNAAPRNTPSTSSASRTGSGHSVLCHCNRPAATLTCQKSNENRGRKFYKCQECNFFKWVENSLPSNAQNPYETPPSSGGTNGADTNRPTTSRQPRLCSLCRRPGHNITNCPARGV from the exons atgatcatAATTTCCTTAAAACACATTATCAAAAAACGAACATTTTTTGTtgcaaaaagatttaaaagtaacgaaatgaaatacttaaatgttgctgAGAAAAATGATGCTGCTAAGAACATTGCaggatttttatcaaattttaaacatagaagg cgAGAAGGtctttctaaatttaataaaatttatgaatttgatGCTGAAGTGATGGGTCAAAGGAGCAAAATGGTTATGACTTCAGTTTCAGGgcatcttttaaattatgaatttgtaaataaaaacgaaagtAAAAAATGGGACGCATACGATCCCAAAAAACTATTCTATGAACCAGTCAGAAAAGGCTGTCCggataactataaaaatattaag gaAACTCTACAAAGGGAGATTAAAGGATGTGATGGTCTTATAATATGGACAGATTGTGACAGAGAAGGTGAAAATATAGGTTTTGAAATTATAGAAGTCTGtaaaaacattcaaagaaatataaatatataccgaGCAAAATTCTCAGAGATTACTGCACAATCTGTAAGAAGAGCTCTCAGTAACTTAGGAGTTCCCGATGAACACACAAGCAAAGCTGTAGATATCAGACAGGAATTAGACTTAAGGATAG GTGCAGTTTTTACAAGATTTCAAACAGTCAAAATACAATCGTCATTTCAAAACAACGTTTCTAACAAAATAGTTAGTTTTGGTTCATGTCAGTTCCCAACACTGGGATTTGTTGTCGAAAGATGGAGGgccattgaaaattttataccgGAAAAATTTTGGAAGTTACAAG TCAGTCACACTCTCGGTAACGAGAGTACAGATTTTTTATGGGACAGAGTTAAGATATTTGATAaagatatatgtaatatattctataatatgtgcttagaaaataaaacggCCACCGTTGTTAATGTCGAGACAAAACCAAAGACCAAATGGAGGCCCCTACCGTTAGATACAGTA gaatTAGAAAAGCAAGCGTCGAGGCTATTGAAAATTAACGCGAAAACAACAATGAAGATAGCGGAGAAGTTGTATACGGCTGGTATCATAAGTTACCCGCGCACAGAGACCAACCAGTTCTCAAATGACATCAACTTAGTGAAGCTGATTGAACTTCATAAGGATGATCCTAGTTGGGGGACATTTACGCAGAATGTTCTCTCTCAGGGACCCAACCCTAGGAGAGGAAACAAAAGCGACCAAGCCCACCCTCCCATACATCCCACAAAATATGTGACCA ATCTGGTCAACATGGAGCGTCGTGTGTACGAGTTCATAGTAAGGACGTTCCTCGCCTGTTGTTCCAAGGACGCGGTCGGGAAGGAGACCACGGTCAGGCTGACGGTAGCGGACGAAGGCTTCCACGCGTCCGGCCTCATAGTCACGGAGAGGAACTACCTGGACGTGTACCCCTACGATAAATGGACCTCCAAACACATACACGACTATCAG GTTGGCGACACTTTCACAGCGACCAAAGTGGAAATGGTAGAAAGTGAGACCTCCCCGCCCGAACTGCTGACAGAAGCTAATCTAATCACTCTCATGGAAAAACATGGAATAG GCACGGACGCGACGCACGCGGACCACATAGAGACTATAAAGATTCGAAACTACGTGGTCATAGAAGGAAACAAATTCAAACCGACCGAGCTAGGCAGAGGACTGGTCGAGGGATACGACATGTTAAGTCTGCCGATGTCCAAACCGCATCTGAGAGCCAACTTCGAGGCAGATCTCAAACTTATATGCGATAGGAAAAAATCCGCTGACGCGGTCTTACGTGACCAG ATAGAAGAATACAAAAAGCTCTACGACAAAATGCTGTTGGAACAGAACAAGCTGATTGGTTTATGGAAACGAAGGTTGCAGAACTACACGTGGAGTGAACCACGGCCAGGTGCTG GTTCCGAGAGCAGTTCAAACGCTGCGCCGCGGAATACTCCGAGTACATCGAGCGCGTCTCGTACGGGTAGCGGGCACTCGGTGTTGTGTCACTGCAACAGACCCGCCGCGACACTAACATGCCAGAAGTCAAACGAAAACAGAG GAAGGAAGTTTTACAAGTGCCAGGAATGTAACTTTTTCAAGTGGGTAGAAAATTCTTTGCCTTCAAATGCACAGAACCCTTACGAAACTCCGCCGAGTTCTGGGGGAACTAACGGCGCCGATACCAACCGACCGACCACGA GTCGTCAACCTCGTCTTTGTTCCCTGTGTCGTCGTCCAGGACACAACATAACCAACTGTCCAGCGAGAGGGGTCTGA